The following coding sequences are from one Virgibacillus necropolis window:
- the lhgO gene encoding L-2-hydroxyglutarate oxidase — translation MVYDYAIIGGGIIGLSVGMEVSKRHPDASILVIEKEAEISLHQTGRNSGVIHSGIYYKPGSLKAELARKGNLQLVEFCKEHGISHDICGKVIVATSEGELPLLEDLYTRGLQNQLAVEKTSVEELGRIEPHVKGISAIRVPSTGIVNYREVAQVFADLIQQNGGELALNTEVQDIITEQESVELRTNKGTFRSRYLINCAGLFSDRITQMANIKTDMKIIPFRGEYYELKPEKRHLVKHLIYPVPNPDFPFLGVHFTRMMDGRILIGPNAVPSFKREGYKKTDFHFKDFIEAATYPGFLKVARGNLSEGLKEIYRSYSKKSFIKDVQRFIPDIGEDDIRPAKSGVRAQALDQEGNLLDDFAIIRDKRAVHVCNAPSPAATASIEIGKEIVSYLEKSVSV, via the coding sequence ATGGTATATGATTATGCGATTATCGGTGGGGGAATTATTGGGCTTTCTGTTGGCATGGAGGTCAGTAAGAGGCACCCAGATGCATCGATTTTAGTAATAGAAAAAGAAGCAGAAATTTCGCTTCACCAAACTGGAAGAAACAGTGGGGTGATTCATTCCGGTATTTACTATAAACCGGGAAGTTTAAAGGCGGAATTGGCTCGAAAAGGAAATCTTCAACTAGTTGAATTTTGCAAAGAACATGGAATTTCTCATGATATATGCGGAAAAGTGATTGTAGCAACGAGTGAAGGTGAACTTCCGCTGTTGGAAGATCTTTATACTAGAGGTCTGCAAAATCAACTTGCGGTCGAAAAGACCTCGGTTGAAGAACTTGGTAGAATTGAACCACACGTTAAGGGGATTTCAGCGATACGTGTCCCAAGTACTGGTATCGTGAACTACCGTGAAGTAGCTCAGGTTTTCGCCGACTTAATTCAACAAAATGGTGGAGAGCTTGCTTTAAATACAGAGGTTCAAGACATCATTACAGAGCAGGAAAGTGTGGAACTTAGAACAAATAAAGGTACCTTTCGCAGCCGGTATCTGATTAATTGTGCCGGGTTGTTCAGTGACCGTATTACACAAATGGCTAACATTAAAACAGATATGAAAATTATTCCGTTTCGCGGTGAATATTACGAGTTGAAACCTGAGAAGCGTCACCTTGTTAAGCATCTAATTTATCCAGTTCCTAATCCTGACTTTCCGTTTTTAGGTGTTCATTTCACAAGAATGATGGATGGCAGAATATTAATCGGACCGAATGCTGTCCCTAGTTTCAAGCGGGAAGGATACAAAAAAACAGATTTTCATTTCAAAGATTTTATTGAAGCGGCAACATATCCGGGGTTTTTAAAAGTGGCGCGGGGGAACTTATCGGAAGGACTAAAAGAAATCTATCGGTCTTATAGTAAAAAGTCTTTTATAAAAGATGTGCAACGGTTCATTCCGGATATTGGGGAAGACGATATTAGACCAGCAAAATCTGGTGTACGTGCCCAGGCCCTTGATCAGGAGGGGAACTTATTGGATGATTTTGCGATTATAAGAGATAAAAGGGCTGTTCATGTATGTAATGCTCCTTCACCAGCAGCAACAGCCTCCATTGAAATTGGAAAAGAAATCGTTAGTTATTTGGAGAAAAGTGTTAGTGTGTAG
- a CDS encoding Lrp/AsnC family transcriptional regulator, translating to MNCDKVDQELLEELVKDGRISYVKLAEKVGLSRVAVKDRIQNLIDKGIIENFTVVINSEKIGKNVSAFFEVDVEPKQLQEVAQNLADNPSVASIYQMTGPSTLHMHVLVEDFKMLEIFINNELYSVQGITRVESSVLLKRFKNRTGYKL from the coding sequence ATGAATTGTGATAAAGTCGATCAAGAACTATTAGAGGAACTAGTTAAGGATGGAAGAATATCCTATGTAAAATTAGCTGAGAAAGTAGGATTGTCACGTGTGGCCGTTAAAGACAGAATCCAAAACCTTATAGATAAGGGTATAATTGAGAACTTCACCGTTGTCATTAATTCAGAGAAAATCGGGAAAAACGTTTCTGCCTTTTTTGAGGTAGATGTTGAACCAAAACAACTACAAGAGGTAGCGCAAAATCTAGCAGATAATCCCAGTGTTGCGAGTATTTATCAAATGACAGGACCTAGTACACTTCATATGCATGTACTTGTGGAAGATTTTAAAATGCTTGAAATCTTCATTAATAATGAATTGTATTCAGTCCAGGGGATAACAAGAGTAGAAAGTTCCGTACTTTTAAAAAGGTTTAAAAATCGGACAGGCTATAAGCTTTAA